Proteins co-encoded in one Streptomyces sp. NBC_01571 genomic window:
- a CDS encoding STM4015 family protein → MTIGSHLQEFHGLPAFTFPDAADKPLRASALPSPESVAWRVAVDSYDSQESWPEAFARFLEAVDTTRVRALVVGAWSDAYDNAPTEVIEALVAARDRLPELRAIFLADIVMEECEISWIVQGDVSPVLEAYPNLEEFGVRGGNQLVFPAVRHERLRRLTVETGGMPAEAVRGVAGSDLPALVHLDLWLGTSEYGGDSEVSDLEPFFAGSRLPALTHLALRNSEIQDVICSSLASAPVVARLEALDVSMGVLTDDGATALLSGQPLTHLKSLDLHHNYLSAAVRSRLQETLEPHGVEVRADQDDADSDEEEDGTVWRFVAVGE, encoded by the coding sequence ATGACCATCGGAAGCCACCTGCAGGAGTTTCACGGACTGCCCGCGTTCACTTTCCCGGACGCGGCCGACAAACCCCTTCGGGCCTCCGCCCTCCCGTCCCCGGAATCCGTCGCCTGGCGGGTGGCCGTGGACTCCTACGACAGCCAGGAGTCGTGGCCGGAGGCCTTCGCCCGGTTCCTCGAAGCCGTCGACACCACGCGTGTGCGGGCCCTGGTCGTGGGCGCCTGGAGCGACGCGTACGACAACGCTCCGACGGAGGTGATCGAGGCTCTCGTGGCGGCCCGCGACCGGCTTCCCGAGCTGCGCGCGATATTCCTCGCGGACATCGTGATGGAGGAGTGCGAGATCTCCTGGATCGTCCAGGGCGACGTCTCTCCCGTGCTGGAGGCCTATCCCAACCTGGAGGAGTTCGGCGTCCGCGGTGGCAACCAGCTGGTCTTCCCCGCCGTCCGCCACGAGCGGCTGCGCAGGCTGACGGTGGAGACCGGCGGTATGCCCGCCGAGGCCGTACGGGGAGTCGCCGGCAGCGATCTGCCGGCGTTGGTCCATCTCGACCTGTGGCTGGGCACATCCGAGTACGGCGGCGACAGCGAGGTGAGCGACCTGGAGCCGTTCTTCGCGGGGAGCCGCCTGCCCGCCCTCACACACCTCGCCCTGCGCAACAGCGAGATCCAGGACGTCATCTGCTCCTCGCTGGCCTCGGCGCCCGTGGTGGCTCGTCTCGAGGCTCTCGACGTCTCCATGGGGGTCCTCACGGACGACGGCGCGACGGCGCTGCTCTCGGGCCAGCCGCTGACCCATCTGAAGTCACTCGACCTCCACCACAACTACCTGAGCGCGGCGGTCCGTTCGCGACTGCAGGAGACGCTGGAACCGCACGGCGTGGAGGTCCGCGCCGATCAGGACGACGCCGACTCCGACGAGGAGGAGGACGGAACCGTCTGGCGCTTCGTGGCGGTGGGCGAGTAG
- a CDS encoding STM4011 family radical SAM protein, with amino-acid sequence MDLTHPTDPTDLTILYRGPLASCDYDCPYCPFAKRRDSTAQLRADRAALERFVAWARGPHDHRLSVLFTPWGEGLTRSWYRRALVDLSHEPRIGRVAIQTNLSCRTDWLADAAADTVALWCTYHPGQTPYERFLDRTHRLSDLGIRFSVGVVGLPEHLDHARRLRADLPPHVYLWINAAEGHTYTDEQAAEWTALDPLFPYSRRPHRSAGLPCRTGRSVVSVDGEGTVRRCHFVRTELGNLYDGSYRSALAPRPCPLAACDCHIGYVHLETLPLYDVFAGGILERVPRPESLPPRPLLPMATGESARWGAAPEANA; translated from the coding sequence GTGGATCTCACGCACCCGACCGACCCGACGGACCTCACGATCCTGTACCGGGGGCCGCTCGCCTCCTGCGACTACGACTGCCCGTACTGCCCGTTCGCCAAGCGCCGCGACAGCACCGCGCAACTGCGCGCCGACCGGGCCGCGCTCGAACGGTTCGTGGCCTGGGCGCGGGGCCCGCACGATCACCGGTTGTCCGTACTGTTCACGCCGTGGGGCGAGGGGCTGACCCGCTCGTGGTACCGCCGGGCCCTGGTGGATCTGTCCCATGAGCCGCGCATCGGGCGCGTCGCGATCCAGACCAACCTCAGCTGCCGCACCGACTGGCTCGCGGACGCGGCTGCGGACACGGTCGCCCTCTGGTGCACCTACCATCCGGGGCAGACACCCTACGAGAGGTTCCTCGACAGGACGCACCGCCTGTCCGACCTGGGGATCCGGTTCAGCGTCGGCGTGGTCGGCCTCCCCGAGCACCTGGACCACGCACGACGACTGCGCGCGGACCTGCCTCCGCACGTCTACCTGTGGATCAACGCCGCCGAAGGGCACACGTACACCGACGAGCAGGCAGCCGAGTGGACCGCACTGGACCCGCTCTTCCCCTACAGCCGCCGTCCCCACCGCTCGGCGGGGTTGCCCTGCCGGACCGGCCGGAGCGTCGTCTCGGTCGACGGAGAGGGCACCGTCCGGCGCTGCCACTTCGTGCGGACGGAACTCGGCAACCTCTACGACGGCTCCTACCGTTCCGCGCTCGCTCCGCGACCGTGCCCACTCGCCGCGTGCGACTGCCACATCGGGTACGTACATCTGGAGACCCTGCCGTTGTACGACGTCTTCGCGGGCGGAATCCTCGAACGCGTCCCGCGCCCGGAGTCGCTGCCACCCCGCCCACTCCTCCCGATGGCCACGGGTGAGTCCGCTCGCTGGGGCGCGGC
- a CDS encoding DUF6745 domain-containing protein: MTDMGSWRAVAAATGAADRAAAEEGVRLAYRSAGLTEPGRVVWVRSPREAVQMLMGAPGPAGVTLTGDETGASVRHAVLSGPWAAERERLHRRLGPQGWSGHWHATGSGLWESTRILVDRIRAGVVEQSATGREEETRVRLLLLDAALGQHDAAWLSAFDTDRSGPLGGPAMVARAAGWWWPYERVAVMCERPTELHRDEAGRLDRADGPALGYEDGFELYAWRGMPVPGDFLDELASLDPKRIRDEENAELRRVMLEFYGYDRYLAESGAVPVHRDETGILWRLELLGDEDVVMVEVVNSTPEPDGTSRTYWLRVPPATRTAREGVAWTFGVAAEAYQPLRQT, from the coding sequence ATGACGGACATGGGTAGTTGGCGTGCGGTGGCGGCGGCCACGGGGGCCGCGGATCGAGCCGCGGCCGAGGAGGGGGTCCGGCTCGCCTACCGGAGCGCGGGTCTGACGGAACCCGGGCGCGTGGTGTGGGTGCGCTCTCCCCGCGAGGCGGTTCAGATGCTCATGGGCGCGCCGGGTCCGGCCGGGGTGACGCTGACGGGGGACGAGACCGGCGCGAGCGTGCGCCACGCCGTACTGAGCGGGCCGTGGGCAGCCGAACGGGAGCGACTGCACCGGCGGTTGGGGCCCCAGGGATGGAGTGGCCACTGGCATGCGACGGGGTCCGGCCTGTGGGAGTCGACCCGCATCCTGGTCGACCGGATCCGTGCGGGAGTCGTCGAGCAGTCGGCCACAGGCAGGGAGGAGGAGACCCGGGTCCGGCTCCTGCTGCTCGACGCCGCTCTCGGGCAGCACGACGCGGCCTGGCTGTCCGCGTTCGACACGGATCGATCGGGCCCGCTGGGCGGTCCGGCGATGGTGGCCCGCGCGGCCGGCTGGTGGTGGCCCTACGAGCGGGTGGCGGTCATGTGTGAGCGGCCCACGGAGCTGCACCGCGATGAGGCGGGCCGTCTGGACCGCGCTGACGGCCCGGCGCTCGGATACGAGGACGGATTCGAGCTGTACGCCTGGCGTGGCATGCCTGTTCCGGGGGACTTCCTCGACGAGCTGGCTTCGCTCGACCCGAAGCGCATCCGTGACGAGGAGAACGCCGAACTCCGCCGTGTGATGCTGGAGTTCTACGGCTACGACCGGTATCTCGCCGAGTCGGGGGCGGTTCCCGTGCACCGGGACGAGACCGGGATCCTGTGGCGGCTCGAACTGCTCGGGGACGAGGACGTGGTGATGGTGGAGGTCGTCAACTCCACTCCCGAGCCGGACGGCACGAGCCGCACGTACTGGCTGCGCGTGCCACCGGCGACGCGCACGGCCCGTGAGGGCGTGGCCTGGACGTTCGGCGTCGCGGCCGAGGCCTACCAGCCGCTGCGGCAGACGTGA
- a CDS encoding STM4012 family radical SAM protein has translation MTVASVAAAHPVPRPYQSYLYAYPHKTAYRPLHPRPALEELWAGESRQALSLYLHIPFCEVRCGFCNLFTRVGAPDGLTGRYLDALSRQAVAVREALGDDPSPRFANAAFGGGTPTFLEAAELERLCDIAERDMGADLRSIPLSVEASPATASADRLAVLVRRGATRLSLGVQSFVEEEARAAVRPQRRADVEAALTRIRESAVPVLNIDLIYGIDGQTTASWRYSLDAALAWRPEEIYLYPLYIRPLTGLGRHADARTADRDWDEQRLRLYREGRDHLLSEGYEQVSMRMFRRADAPAQGPDDHACQSDGMIGLGCGARSYTSALHYSFDYAVSMREVRAIIDDYSATEDFSRALHGRWVDEDEARRRHLLQSLLQAEGLAAGDYRQRFGTAPVDDFADELDVLARRGWLQDAGAERLRLSPEGLAHSDAIGPEFFSPAVKDAMTAYELR, from the coding sequence ATGACCGTCGCTTCCGTGGCGGCGGCGCACCCCGTGCCCCGCCCGTACCAGAGCTATCTGTACGCCTATCCGCACAAGACCGCCTACCGGCCGCTCCACCCGCGGCCCGCGCTCGAGGAGTTGTGGGCGGGCGAGTCACGGCAGGCGCTCTCGCTGTACCTGCACATACCGTTCTGCGAGGTGCGCTGCGGCTTCTGCAACTTGTTCACGCGCGTCGGTGCCCCGGACGGGCTGACCGGCCGCTACCTCGACGCCCTGAGCCGGCAGGCCGTCGCCGTACGCGAGGCGCTAGGTGACGACCCGTCACCGAGGTTCGCCAACGCGGCCTTCGGCGGTGGCACGCCCACCTTCCTGGAGGCGGCGGAACTGGAGCGGCTCTGCGACATCGCGGAGCGGGACATGGGCGCGGACCTGCGGTCCATCCCTCTGTCAGTGGAGGCGTCGCCCGCGACGGCGAGCGCCGACCGGCTCGCCGTCCTGGTCCGGCGCGGCGCCACGCGCCTCAGTCTCGGGGTGCAGAGCTTCGTCGAGGAGGAGGCCCGTGCCGCCGTACGCCCGCAGCGACGTGCCGACGTCGAGGCCGCGCTCACCCGGATACGGGAGTCGGCCGTCCCGGTCCTGAACATCGACCTGATCTACGGCATCGACGGTCAGACGACGGCCAGTTGGCGGTACTCACTCGACGCGGCCCTCGCCTGGCGGCCGGAGGAGATCTACCTCTACCCGCTCTACATCCGTCCGCTCACCGGCCTGGGCCGCCACGCGGACGCGCGGACCGCCGACCGCGACTGGGACGAGCAGCGGCTGCGCCTCTACCGCGAGGGCCGCGACCATCTGCTGTCCGAAGGGTACGAGCAGGTGTCGATGCGCATGTTCCGCCGCGCCGACGCCCCCGCGCAGGGGCCGGACGACCACGCGTGCCAGAGCGACGGAATGATCGGGCTGGGTTGCGGGGCACGGTCGTACACCTCAGCTCTGCACTACTCCTTCGACTACGCCGTGTCGATGCGCGAGGTGCGTGCCATCATCGACGACTACAGCGCCACCGAGGACTTCTCCCGGGCCCTGCACGGCCGTTGGGTGGACGAGGACGAGGCGCGACGCCGGCACCTGTTGCAGTCGCTGCTGCAGGCCGAGGGCCTCGCCGCAGGTGACTACCGGCAGCGCTTCGGCACCGCGCCCGTCGACGACTTCGCCGACGAGCTGGACGTCCTCGCCCGGCGCGGGTGGCTCCAGGACGCGGGGGCGGAACGGCTCAGGCTCTCGCCCGAGGGACTCGCCCACTCGGACGCCATCGGGCCCGAGTTCTTCTCTCCCGCCGTCAAGGACGCCATGACCGCCTACGAGTTGAGGTGA
- a CDS encoding STM4014 family protein has translation MSGVDGEDARSDPPRWAVVANGENRRVALFTAAAEAAGHGRPRVVEWREVLREGGHAFADDEIVRLDSPGENAEVDRLLRGVDDPTRVEGSARWYARFLDGVASLRGGRRLDTPDDLAVLFDKRLCHGRLRRADVPVPVSPTSGDTVPAGDWSAVRARMAEAGLRRAFVKLAHGSSASGVLAVETTTAGRVRATTSVEVADGRLHNSLRVRHYTDESEVAAIVDRLAPDGLHIERWLPKASLGNRSADLRVLVVAGRATHAVVRISRFPLTNLHLGGTRGDLSAVRALAGDRWAQALAVCEQAAACFPATLCVGVDLLPAVGWRRFAVGEVNAFGDLLPRLTGLPGGPAEGLDTYAAQIAAVGPRWPVPFVPRTAPAPHHRSRTLHASL, from the coding sequence GTGTCAGGAGTGGACGGCGAGGACGCGCGCAGCGACCCGCCTCGGTGGGCGGTCGTCGCCAACGGGGAGAACCGGAGGGTCGCCCTGTTCACCGCGGCGGCCGAGGCCGCCGGGCACGGCAGGCCTCGCGTGGTCGAGTGGCGTGAGGTGCTGCGCGAGGGCGGCCACGCATTCGCCGACGACGAGATCGTCCGCCTGGACTCCCCGGGGGAGAACGCGGAGGTGGACCGGCTGTTGCGCGGCGTCGACGACCCGACCCGGGTGGAGGGTTCCGCGCGCTGGTACGCACGCTTCCTCGACGGCGTGGCCTCCCTGCGCGGCGGACGCCGGCTCGACACCCCGGATGACCTGGCCGTCCTGTTCGACAAGCGGCTCTGCCACGGCCGCCTGCGGCGTGCGGACGTACCGGTGCCGGTCTCCCCGACCTCGGGCGACACGGTTCCGGCCGGGGACTGGTCGGCGGTACGGGCCCGGATGGCGGAGGCGGGTCTGCGGCGTGCGTTCGTGAAACTCGCTCACGGCTCGTCCGCATCGGGCGTACTGGCGGTCGAGACGACGACGGCGGGACGCGTCCGGGCGACGACCTCCGTGGAGGTCGCGGACGGCCGGCTGCACAACTCGCTCCGTGTGCGCCACTACACCGACGAGTCCGAGGTCGCCGCGATCGTGGACAGGCTCGCGCCGGACGGACTGCACATCGAGCGCTGGCTGCCGAAGGCGTCGCTGGGCAACCGGTCGGCGGATCTGCGCGTCCTCGTCGTGGCGGGCCGGGCCACCCACGCCGTCGTCCGCATCAGCCGCTTTCCCCTCACCAATCTCCATCTCGGCGGCACCCGCGGCGATCTGTCCGCCGTCCGGGCCCTGGCCGGCGACCGGTGGGCCCAGGCGCTCGCCGTCTGCGAACAGGCCGCGGCCTGCTTCCCGGCCACCCTGTGCGTGGGCGTCGACCTCCTGCCCGCCGTCGGCTGGCGCCGGTTCGCCGTCGGGGAGGTCAACGCGTTCGGTGACCTGCTGCCCCGGCTCACCGGTCTGCCGGGTGGCCCCGCGGAGGGGCTGGACACCTACGCCGCCCAGATCGCGGCCGTCGGTCCGCGGTGGCCCGTCCCGTTCGTCCCGCGGACCGCGCCCGCACCGCACCACCGTTCAAGGACACTCCATGCCTCACTCTGA
- a CDS encoding STM4013/SEN3800 family hydrolase: MNEVVGRDDLLLLTLDTLRHDVAVELAAAGRLPNLAAHLPGGVWEERHAPGSFTYASHQAMFAGFLPTPASQGPHPRLFAARFAGSETTEERTFVFDTPDIVSALAARDYHTVCIGGVGFFNKQGALGDVLPGLFQESHWEPEFSVASPTSFEAQVARAEQVVAELPAQQRLFLFLNASALHQPNWFHLEGATREAGDSRLTHAAALEYIDRHVGRLFAAMSARRRCFAIVCSDHGTAYGDDGYTGHRLGHESVWTVPYSHFFLESSA; this comes from the coding sequence ATGAACGAGGTGGTGGGCCGGGACGACCTGTTGCTGCTCACCCTCGACACCCTGCGCCACGACGTCGCCGTCGAACTCGCGGCGGCGGGCCGCCTGCCGAACCTGGCGGCGCATCTGCCCGGGGGCGTCTGGGAGGAACGGCACGCTCCGGGCAGCTTCACCTACGCGTCCCACCAGGCGATGTTCGCCGGGTTCCTGCCGACGCCGGCTTCCCAGGGGCCTCATCCGCGGCTGTTCGCCGCCCGGTTCGCGGGCAGCGAGACGACCGAGGAGCGTACGTTCGTCTTCGACACCCCGGACATCGTGTCGGCGTTGGCCGCCCGCGACTACCACACCGTGTGCATCGGTGGTGTCGGCTTCTTCAACAAGCAGGGAGCCCTGGGTGACGTCCTGCCCGGTCTCTTCCAGGAGAGCCACTGGGAACCGGAGTTCTCGGTGGCCTCGCCGACGTCCTTCGAGGCACAGGTCGCCCGGGCCGAGCAGGTCGTGGCCGAACTGCCCGCGCAACAGCGGCTGTTCCTCTTCCTCAACGCCTCCGCGCTGCATCAGCCGAACTGGTTCCACCTGGAGGGCGCCACCCGGGAGGCCGGTGACAGCCGCCTCACCCACGCCGCGGCGCTGGAGTACATCGACCGCCATGTCGGACGGCTTTTCGCCGCGATGTCCGCACGTCGTCGCTGCTTCGCCATCGTCTGCTCCGACCACGGCACGGCGTACGGGGACGACGGCTACACCGGCCACCGGCTGGGCCACGAGTCCGTGTGGACCGTCCCCTACAGCCACTTCTTCCTGGAGTCCTCCGCATGA
- a CDS encoding cysteine hydrolase family protein, with amino-acid sequence MSRALIVVDVQESFRARPLWKQIAHPGIAEPVNRLVALARANGDLVVWVLHSEPGSGDVFDPAQGHVRLLEELGRPEPGEPVLYKTSHNAFTTTNLQQLLTEAGVRELVVCGIRTEQCVETTTRVGSDLGYRMVFVTDATTTNPIGDLSAEAIIERTEAVLRDRFARIATVAELESEMAPSTT; translated from the coding sequence ATGAGCAGAGCGCTGATCGTCGTCGATGTCCAGGAGTCCTTCCGGGCTCGCCCGCTGTGGAAGCAGATCGCCCATCCGGGGATCGCCGAACCGGTCAACCGGCTGGTCGCCCTCGCCCGCGCCAACGGAGACCTCGTCGTCTGGGTCCTGCACTCCGAGCCGGGCAGCGGCGACGTGTTCGACCCCGCCCAGGGGCATGTCCGTCTGTTGGAGGAACTGGGTCGTCCGGAGCCGGGCGAGCCGGTCCTGTACAAGACCTCCCACAACGCCTTCACCACCACCAACCTGCAGCAACTGCTGACCGAGGCGGGGGTGCGCGAACTGGTGGTCTGCGGAATCCGCACCGAGCAGTGCGTGGAGACCACGACCAGGGTCGGCAGCGACCTCGGCTACCGCATGGTCTTCGTCACCGACGCCACCACCACCAACCCCATCGGCGATCTCAGCGCCGAGGCGATCATCGAACGCACCGAGGCGGTGCTGCGCGACCGGTTCGCCCGGATCGCGACGGTGGCCGAACTGGAGTCGGAAATGGCACCCTCGACAACGTGA
- a CDS encoding GlxA family transcriptional regulator: protein MSLVVFVLLPGVHLLDLAGPAQAFSTAADFGQPYRIEYVAEREQVLSAQGLPLIARTRWPELSDDDLIVVPGWRTRTLGGGPALSQAGSERLRDHHAAGGTVASVCAGAEALGRAGLLDGRRCTTHHDHQDELAARHPRALVVRDVLFTTDERVVTSAGIASGIDLALHLLAVRHGPALAAQVARDMVVYARRNGHEPQASAMLRHRSHLDDAVHRVQDLIDARFSEPLPLAHLAAGAGVSERTLTRLFHRATGGLTPLRYQQTLRVERAEHLIDHGSTVESAARQVGFEDARMLRRLRTRPPHATAGEPSRRHVRPDG from the coding sequence GTGAGCCTCGTCGTCTTCGTCCTGCTGCCCGGAGTCCACCTCCTCGACCTGGCCGGACCGGCGCAGGCCTTCAGTACCGCAGCGGACTTCGGGCAGCCCTACCGCATCGAGTACGTCGCCGAGCGTGAGCAGGTGCTCAGCGCTCAGGGTCTGCCCCTGATCGCGCGGACCCGGTGGCCGGAGCTGAGCGACGACGACCTGATCGTGGTGCCGGGCTGGCGGACGCGAACCTTGGGCGGCGGCCCGGCGCTGAGCCAGGCAGGATCGGAACGGCTGCGCGACCATCATGCCGCCGGGGGCACCGTCGCCAGCGTGTGCGCCGGGGCGGAGGCGCTGGGCCGGGCCGGACTGCTCGACGGGCGCAGGTGCACCACGCACCACGACCACCAGGACGAACTGGCCGCCCGTCATCCCCGCGCCCTCGTGGTGCGGGACGTGCTGTTCACGACCGACGAGCGGGTGGTGACCTCGGCGGGCATCGCCAGCGGTATCGACCTCGCGCTGCACCTGCTGGCCGTCCGCCACGGCCCGGCACTCGCGGCCCAGGTGGCCAGGGACATGGTCGTGTACGCCCGTCGCAACGGCCACGAGCCCCAGGCCAGTGCCATGCTGCGGCACCGGTCCCACCTGGACGACGCCGTCCACCGCGTCCAGGACCTCATCGACGCGCGATTCAGCGAACCGCTCCCGCTGGCGCACCTTGCCGCGGGCGCGGGTGTCAGCGAGCGCACCCTGACCCGGCTGTTCCACCGTGCCACCGGCGGTCTGACCCCGCTGCGCTACCAGCAGACGCTGCGGGTCGAACGCGCCGAGCACCTGATCGACCATGGCTCCACGGTGGAGTCGGCGGCCCGGCAGGTGGGCTTCGAGGACGCCCGAATGCTGCGCCGCCTCCGCACCCGGCCACCGCACGCGACCGCCGGCGAGCCGTCCCGGCGTCACGTGCGCCCCGACGGCTGA